Proteins from one Drosophila gunungcola strain Sukarami chromosome 3R, Dgunungcola_SK_2, whole genome shotgun sequence genomic window:
- the LOC128257089 gene encoding rho GTPase-activating protein 92B isoform X2 encodes MCRACGGNWDVDAAIRLEEPAAKVNHIKSQQEECELKLEKERDAWAAQMLELIAKEDEIVSCIRDYVLNQRNYHERALQHVNASLARIQDTIQGTEKSRFGTSLKEHLTSTSREISYIVELCCCCLLEHGLEEEGLLRVGCASTKLRRMKHALEAQHVKTPLPLDYQDPHVIGSILKLYLRELPEPLLTYGLYKDFIRIAERHSEAERKTEIKAILSKLPKENYANLRYLTRFLSHVQQRSVHNKMSSQNLAIVMSPNMLWPRIDKSSNAPADYIGQVNSSSAANIIVELLISQWDYFFSGEVEFYLTLQRQKLFVEGKSKSNSSNENLDRNDSEVLESPRYGTLRRQKANAPSPPTTNGNGTSMTTSQTSHRPHAKELFPQQPSGQQEKPVKPPLPNLPQFQSPAVSQPTQTQLEPLPPPPVTPAKPVPMTRTQFFGLDNLPSPTADRKSTDSIGSFKFKPDVPQKPLLPKRPNVLGVGAPKTADGKSDDEGATTPTQATIDNANGSVRIKTEHFLDKLRQENGETNGTREEPPAVKESNHNQDQPPTAAEQNQQQAQPQPTTPISPNSFQTPKRPTVPAPPPPTNWKPAE; translated from the exons ATGTGTAGAGCTTGTGGTGGCAACTGGGATGTAGAT GCGGCAATCCGGCTGGAGGAGCCGGCGGCCAAGGTGAACCACATCAAGAGCCAGCAGGAGGAGTGCGAGCTGAAGCTGGAGAAGGAGCGGGATGCCTGGGCGGCCCAGATGCTGGAGCTGATTGCCAAAGAGGACGAGATCGTCAGCTGCATCCGCGACTATGTACTCAACCAAAGAAACTACCACGAGCGGGCGCTGCAGCACGTGAACGCCTCGTTGGCCCGCATCCAGGACACCATCCAGGGCACCGAGAAATCCCGCTTTGGCACCTCGCTCAAGGAGCACCTGACATCCACCAGCCGCGAGATCTCCTACATCGTGGAgctgtgctgctgctgcctgctgGAGCACGGCCTGGAGGAGGAGGGCTTGCTGCGGGTGGGCTGCGCGAGCACCAAGCTGCGCCGCATGAAGCACGCCCTGGAGGCGCAGCACGTGAAGACGCCGCTGCCGCTGGACTACCAGGACCCCCATGTCATTGGCTCCATACTCAAGCTCTACCTGCGCGAGCTGCCCGAGCCACTGCTCACCTACGGACTCTACAAGGACTTCATCCGGATTGCCGAACGGCACAGCGAGGCGGAGCGCAAGACGGAGATCAAGGCCATTCTGAGCAAGCTGCCGAAGGAGAACTACGCCAACCTGCGCTACCTCACCCGCTTCCTGTCCCACGTGCAGCAGCGCTCGGTGCACAACAAGATGAGTTCCCAGAACCTGGCCATCGTTATGTCGCCGAACATGCTGTGGCCACGCATCGACAAGAGCAGCAATGCCCCGGCCGATTACATCGGCCAGGTGAACAGCTCCTCGGCAGCCAACATCATCGTGGAGCTGCTCATTAGCCAGTGGGATTACTTCTTCAGCGGGGAAGTCGAGTTCTACCTGACCCTGCAGAGGCAGAAGCTGTTCGTCGAGGGCAAGAGCAAATCCAACTCCTCGAACGAGAACCTGGACAGAAACGATAGTG AAGTATTGGAGAGTCCCCGCTATGGGACCTTACGCAGGCAGAAAGCCAATGCGCCTTCGCCGCCCACAACCAATGGAAACGGCACGAGTATGACCACATCACAGACCTCGCACCGACCCCATGCGAAGGAGCTGTTCCCCCAGCAGCCGTCGGGGCAGCAGGAGAAGCCCGTCAAGCCGCCGCTACCGAATCTGCCCCAGTTTCAATCACCAGCCGTCAGCCAGCCGACGCAGACGCAGCTTGAACCACTGCCGCCGCCTCCAGTAACACCCGCCAAGCCCGTTCCGATGACGAGGACGCAGTTTTTCGGGCTGGACAATCTACCCTCTCCCACGGCCGATCGCAAGAGCACGGATAGCATCGGCAGCTTCAAGTTCAAGCCTGATGTGCCCCAGAAGCCCCTGCTGCCCAAGCGGCCGAATGTGCTGGGCGTGGGAGCACCCAAGACGGCAGATGGCAAGAGCGACGACGAGGGCGCCACGACTCCCACCCAGGCGACCATCGATAATGCCAATGGCAGTGTGCGCATCAAAACGGAACATTTTCTGGACAAGCTGCGGCAGGAGAACGGTGAAACGAACGGAACGCGTGAGGAGCCGCCAGCGGTCAAGGAGAGCAATCACAACCAGGATCAGCCGCCGACGGCTGCAGAGCAGAATCAGCAGCAGGCGCAGCCCCAACCCACGACACCCATTTCTCCGAACTCGTTTCAAACGCCCAAGAGGCCAACGGTGCCAGCGCCGCCACCTCCCACAAACTGGAAGCCCGCGGAGTAG
- the LOC128259677 gene encoding uncharacterized protein LOC128259677: MVGPFMQGLFLIGIIYWYSKGMMSMINDYYRSEFQRKLQVDPAKAKAEVPINVDNFMDYVRELDSPAEVARSPSEGAIATPLRKPLSHTLQRFLEITGSLPHAFDVCLSTSNIR; this comes from the coding sequence ATGGTCGGACCCTTTATGCAGGGCCTCTTTTTGATTGGCATCATCTACTGGTACTCCAAGGGCATGATGTCCATGATCAACGACTACTATAGGAGTGAGTTCCAGCGAAAGTTGCAAGTGGATCCGGCAAAGGCGAAGGCAGAGGTACCCATCAATGTGGACAACTTTATGGACTATGTCAGGGAGCTGGATTCTCCAGCCGAGGTGGCTAGGAGTCCAAGCGAAGGAGCCATAGCTACTCCCCTAAGAAAGCCTCTTAGCCACACACTCCAACGATTTCTGGAGATCACAGGTTCGCTACCACATGCTTTTGATGTTTGTCTCAGCACGAGCAACATAAGATAG
- the LOC128259667 gene encoding uncharacterized protein LOC128259667, protein MKPKKSAFANTSTGYGRHKHSGHGKGHSHGQGHSGKDKADGGGKEKKREAKDQHEQKEEDKDLNSGFGDYLRTPEAFEMMKLFVFANTVMLIVTMAWPHIKEQFYMVNQWLESFREEHQ, encoded by the exons ATGAAACCGAAGAAATCCGCCTTTGCCAACACATCCACCGGATACGGCAGGCACAAGCACAGCGGGCACGGCAAAGGACACTCCCACGGCCAGGGTCACTCCGGCAAGGATAAGGCCGACGGCGGGGGCAAGGAGAAGAAACGAGAGGCCAAGGATCAGCATGAGCAGAAGGAGGAGGACAAGGACTTGAATTCCGGCTTCGGCGACTATCTTCGCACACCGGAGG CATTTGAGATGATGAAACTATTCGTATTTGCCAATACTGTTATGTTAATTGTGACCATGGCCTGGCCGCATATCAAGGAGCAGTTCTACATGGTCAATCAGTGGCTAGAAAGCTTTCGGGAAGAGCATCAGTAG
- the LOC128257089 gene encoding rho GTPase-activating protein 92B isoform X3, with the protein MLELIAKEDEIVSCIRDYVLNQRNYHERALQHVNASLARIQDTIQGTEKSRFGTSLKEHLTSTSREISYIVELCCCCLLEHGLEEEGLLRVGCASTKLRRMKHALEAQHVKTPLPLDYQDPHVIGSILKLYLRELPEPLLTYGLYKDFIRIAERHSEAERKTEIKAILSKLPKENYANLRYLTRFLSHVQQRSVHNKMSSQNLAIVMSPNMLWPRIDKSSNAPADYIGQVNSSSAANIIVELLISQWDYFFSGEVEFYLTLQRQKLFVEGKSKSNSSNENLDRNDSEVLESPRYGTLRRQKANAPSPPTTNGNGTSMTTSQTSHRPHAKELFPQQPSGQQEKPVKPPLPNLPQFQSPAVSQPTQTQLEPLPPPPVTPAKPVPMTRTQFFGLDNLPSPTADRKSTDSIGSFKFKPDVPQKPLLPKRPNVLGVGAPKTADGKSDDEGATTPTQATIDNANGSVRIKTEHFLDKLRQENGETNGTREEPPAVKESNHNQDQPPTAAEQNQQQAQPQPTTPISPNSFQTPKRPTVPAPPPPTNWKPAE; encoded by the exons ATGCTGGAGCTGATTGCCAAAGAGGACGAGATCGTCAGCTGCATCCGCGACTATGTACTCAACCAAAGAAACTACCACGAGCGGGCGCTGCAGCACGTGAACGCCTCGTTGGCCCGCATCCAGGACACCATCCAGGGCACCGAGAAATCCCGCTTTGGCACCTCGCTCAAGGAGCACCTGACATCCACCAGCCGCGAGATCTCCTACATCGTGGAgctgtgctgctgctgcctgctgGAGCACGGCCTGGAGGAGGAGGGCTTGCTGCGGGTGGGCTGCGCGAGCACCAAGCTGCGCCGCATGAAGCACGCCCTGGAGGCGCAGCACGTGAAGACGCCGCTGCCGCTGGACTACCAGGACCCCCATGTCATTGGCTCCATACTCAAGCTCTACCTGCGCGAGCTGCCCGAGCCACTGCTCACCTACGGACTCTACAAGGACTTCATCCGGATTGCCGAACGGCACAGCGAGGCGGAGCGCAAGACGGAGATCAAGGCCATTCTGAGCAAGCTGCCGAAGGAGAACTACGCCAACCTGCGCTACCTCACCCGCTTCCTGTCCCACGTGCAGCAGCGCTCGGTGCACAACAAGATGAGTTCCCAGAACCTGGCCATCGTTATGTCGCCGAACATGCTGTGGCCACGCATCGACAAGAGCAGCAATGCCCCGGCCGATTACATCGGCCAGGTGAACAGCTCCTCGGCAGCCAACATCATCGTGGAGCTGCTCATTAGCCAGTGGGATTACTTCTTCAGCGGGGAAGTCGAGTTCTACCTGACCCTGCAGAGGCAGAAGCTGTTCGTCGAGGGCAAGAGCAAATCCAACTCCTCGAACGAGAACCTGGACAGAAACGATAGTG AAGTATTGGAGAGTCCCCGCTATGGGACCTTACGCAGGCAGAAAGCCAATGCGCCTTCGCCGCCCACAACCAATGGAAACGGCACGAGTATGACCACATCACAGACCTCGCACCGACCCCATGCGAAGGAGCTGTTCCCCCAGCAGCCGTCGGGGCAGCAGGAGAAGCCCGTCAAGCCGCCGCTACCGAATCTGCCCCAGTTTCAATCACCAGCCGTCAGCCAGCCGACGCAGACGCAGCTTGAACCACTGCCGCCGCCTCCAGTAACACCCGCCAAGCCCGTTCCGATGACGAGGACGCAGTTTTTCGGGCTGGACAATCTACCCTCTCCCACGGCCGATCGCAAGAGCACGGATAGCATCGGCAGCTTCAAGTTCAAGCCTGATGTGCCCCAGAAGCCCCTGCTGCCCAAGCGGCCGAATGTGCTGGGCGTGGGAGCACCCAAGACGGCAGATGGCAAGAGCGACGACGAGGGCGCCACGACTCCCACCCAGGCGACCATCGATAATGCCAATGGCAGTGTGCGCATCAAAACGGAACATTTTCTGGACAAGCTGCGGCAGGAGAACGGTGAAACGAACGGAACGCGTGAGGAGCCGCCAGCGGTCAAGGAGAGCAATCACAACCAGGATCAGCCGCCGACGGCTGCAGAGCAGAATCAGCAGCAGGCGCAGCCCCAACCCACGACACCCATTTCTCCGAACTCGTTTCAAACGCCCAAGAGGCCAACGGTGCCAGCGCCGCCACCTCCCACAAACTGGAAGCCCGCGGAGTAG
- the LOC128257089 gene encoding rho GTPase-activating protein 92B isoform X1, translating to MKRQFAKIKIAAENLSRSTKSDCKDSELETIERQVDRYRDTIEKIVRKLPALSGGGGNGSGSSEEQDKRTKKNSHYKIAQALDESAKELPKDMPLQKVLANCGELEKTMAECIIESELETETKVVRRLKNILDKEIQEISTLKRNVSRTLQEYTSLKRSHEAAIRLEEPAAKVNHIKSQQEECELKLEKERDAWAAQMLELIAKEDEIVSCIRDYVLNQRNYHERALQHVNASLARIQDTIQGTEKSRFGTSLKEHLTSTSREISYIVELCCCCLLEHGLEEEGLLRVGCASTKLRRMKHALEAQHVKTPLPLDYQDPHVIGSILKLYLRELPEPLLTYGLYKDFIRIAERHSEAERKTEIKAILSKLPKENYANLRYLTRFLSHVQQRSVHNKMSSQNLAIVMSPNMLWPRIDKSSNAPADYIGQVNSSSAANIIVELLISQWDYFFSGEVEFYLTLQRQKLFVEGKSKSNSSNENLDRNDSEVLESPRYGTLRRQKANAPSPPTTNGNGTSMTTSQTSHRPHAKELFPQQPSGQQEKPVKPPLPNLPQFQSPAVSQPTQTQLEPLPPPPVTPAKPVPMTRTQFFGLDNLPSPTADRKSTDSIGSFKFKPDVPQKPLLPKRPNVLGVGAPKTADGKSDDEGATTPTQATIDNANGSVRIKTEHFLDKLRQENGETNGTREEPPAVKESNHNQDQPPTAAEQNQQQAQPQPTTPISPNSFQTPKRPTVPAPPPPTNWKPAE from the exons ATGAAGAGGCAGTTTGCGAAAATCAAAATAGCAGCCGAAAATCTGTCAAG ATCCACCAAATCGGACTGCAAGGACTCCGAGCTGGAGACGATCGAGCGGCAGGTGGACAGATATCGGGACACCATCGAGAAGATCGTCCGCAAGCTGCCGGCGCTCAGCGGAGGCGGTGGAAATGGCAGCGGGAGCAGTGAGGAGCAGGACAAGCGGACCAAGAAGAACAGCCACTACAAGATCGCCCAGGCACTGGACGAATCGGCCAAGGAGCTGCCAAAGGACATGCCGCTGCAGAAGGTCCTCGCCAATTGCG GCGAACTGGAGAAGACGATGGCCGAGTGCATTATCGAGAGCGAACTGGAGACGGAGACCAAGGTGGTGCGCCGGCTGAAGAACATCTTGGACAAGGAGATCCAGGAGATATCGACGCTCAAGCGCAACGTATCGCGCACTCTGCAGGAGTACACCTCGCTGAAGCGCAGTCATGAG GCGGCAATCCGGCTGGAGGAGCCGGCGGCCAAGGTGAACCACATCAAGAGCCAGCAGGAGGAGTGCGAGCTGAAGCTGGAGAAGGAGCGGGATGCCTGGGCGGCCCAGATGCTGGAGCTGATTGCCAAAGAGGACGAGATCGTCAGCTGCATCCGCGACTATGTACTCAACCAAAGAAACTACCACGAGCGGGCGCTGCAGCACGTGAACGCCTCGTTGGCCCGCATCCAGGACACCATCCAGGGCACCGAGAAATCCCGCTTTGGCACCTCGCTCAAGGAGCACCTGACATCCACCAGCCGCGAGATCTCCTACATCGTGGAgctgtgctgctgctgcctgctgGAGCACGGCCTGGAGGAGGAGGGCTTGCTGCGGGTGGGCTGCGCGAGCACCAAGCTGCGCCGCATGAAGCACGCCCTGGAGGCGCAGCACGTGAAGACGCCGCTGCCGCTGGACTACCAGGACCCCCATGTCATTGGCTCCATACTCAAGCTCTACCTGCGCGAGCTGCCCGAGCCACTGCTCACCTACGGACTCTACAAGGACTTCATCCGGATTGCCGAACGGCACAGCGAGGCGGAGCGCAAGACGGAGATCAAGGCCATTCTGAGCAAGCTGCCGAAGGAGAACTACGCCAACCTGCGCTACCTCACCCGCTTCCTGTCCCACGTGCAGCAGCGCTCGGTGCACAACAAGATGAGTTCCCAGAACCTGGCCATCGTTATGTCGCCGAACATGCTGTGGCCACGCATCGACAAGAGCAGCAATGCCCCGGCCGATTACATCGGCCAGGTGAACAGCTCCTCGGCAGCCAACATCATCGTGGAGCTGCTCATTAGCCAGTGGGATTACTTCTTCAGCGGGGAAGTCGAGTTCTACCTGACCCTGCAGAGGCAGAAGCTGTTCGTCGAGGGCAAGAGCAAATCCAACTCCTCGAACGAGAACCTGGACAGAAACGATAGTG AAGTATTGGAGAGTCCCCGCTATGGGACCTTACGCAGGCAGAAAGCCAATGCGCCTTCGCCGCCCACAACCAATGGAAACGGCACGAGTATGACCACATCACAGACCTCGCACCGACCCCATGCGAAGGAGCTGTTCCCCCAGCAGCCGTCGGGGCAGCAGGAGAAGCCCGTCAAGCCGCCGCTACCGAATCTGCCCCAGTTTCAATCACCAGCCGTCAGCCAGCCGACGCAGACGCAGCTTGAACCACTGCCGCCGCCTCCAGTAACACCCGCCAAGCCCGTTCCGATGACGAGGACGCAGTTTTTCGGGCTGGACAATCTACCCTCTCCCACGGCCGATCGCAAGAGCACGGATAGCATCGGCAGCTTCAAGTTCAAGCCTGATGTGCCCCAGAAGCCCCTGCTGCCCAAGCGGCCGAATGTGCTGGGCGTGGGAGCACCCAAGACGGCAGATGGCAAGAGCGACGACGAGGGCGCCACGACTCCCACCCAGGCGACCATCGATAATGCCAATGGCAGTGTGCGCATCAAAACGGAACATTTTCTGGACAAGCTGCGGCAGGAGAACGGTGAAACGAACGGAACGCGTGAGGAGCCGCCAGCGGTCAAGGAGAGCAATCACAACCAGGATCAGCCGCCGACGGCTGCAGAGCAGAATCAGCAGCAGGCGCAGCCCCAACCCACGACACCCATTTCTCCGAACTCGTTTCAAACGCCCAAGAGGCCAACGGTGCCAGCGCCGCCACCTCCCACAAACTGGAAGCCCGCGGAGTAG
- the LOC128266832 gene encoding surfeit locus protein 6 homolog yields the protein MIQAEIVKRLREEYDRGHSQEQKPKKAEDLLTLTKRFHQRVLDLLTTHKVPYSNKEDEDTYEDYLLPDTEKSGGKNKKKQKKQEKLKNQDSDDEDVDARIASIKNKLRQKKGPTTERQQKRRESKKLKRSKGVQKLLLSSAKNLKNENVKHQKLKNGMVKAEQDPEDTKEQIKPVKVQPVYNQEAKIVYSKVDFAANPGGKVKKSHQNPKEILKKLRDTKKHLTELREQGETEKAAEMQTDIAWRNAFDKVEGKKVKDDTKLLQKAIKKRRVEKKKSKTKWSERKQKVEYDKEKRQKKRQGNLEKRSKDKKTRKLKTASKKGRIIPGF from the exons ATGATCCAGGCGGAGATTGTGAAACGTCTCCGGGAGGAGTACGACAGAGGGCACAGCCAGGAGCAGAAGCCCAAGAAGGCGGAGGATCTGCTAACCCTCACCAAAAGGTTCCACCAGCGTGTGCTCGATCTGTTGACCACTCATAAAGTGCCCTACTCCAATAAAGAAG ATGAAGACACCTACGAGGATTACCTTCTGCCGGATACTGAGAAATCGggcggcaaaaacaaaaaaaaacagaaaaagcaggaaaaacttaaaaatcagGACTCCGACGACGAGGATGTGGACGCCCGCATCGCCTCCATTAAGAACAAGCTGCGCCAGAAGAAGGGACCCACCACAGAGCGCCAGCAGAAAAGGAGAGAGTCCAAAAAGCTGAAGCGCAGTAAGGGCGTTCAGAAACTGCTCCTTTCCTCGgccaaaaacctaaagaacGAGAACGTCAAGCACCAGAAACTGAAGAACGGAATGGTCAAGGCGGAGCAGGATCCGGAGGACACCAAGGAGCAGATTAAACCGGTCAAAGTGCAACCGGTCTACAACCAGGAGGCCAAAATCGTGTACTCCAAAGTGGACTTTGCCGCCAATCCGGGCGGTAAGGTTAAGAAGTCCCACCAAAATCCCAAGGAGATCCTAAAGAAATTGCGCGACACCAAGAAGCACCTCACCGAGCTGCGCGAACAGGGCGAAACGGAAAAGGCCGCCGAAATGCAAACGGACATCGCCTGGCGCAATGCCTTCGACAAGGTTGAGGGCAAGAAGGTCAAGGACGACACCAAACTTCTGCAGAAGGCCATCAAGAAGCGGCGCGTCGAGAAGAAGAAGTCCAAGACCAAGTGGTCCGAGCGCAAGCAGAAGGTGGAGTACGACAAGGAGAAGCGACAGAAGAAGCGCCAGGGTAACCTGGAGAAGCGCAGCAAGGACAAGAAGACCAGGAAGCTAAAGACGGCCAGCAAGAAGGGCCGCATCATACCCGGCttctaa
- the LOC128254631 gene encoding solute carrier family 22 member 13 gives MKDENKFQGWRPNSTLDLDLHLTHIFTCSDTKANDVPPKTTDHHQDDVITHILGDFGPWQLRSLLILFLCKIPAAWFMACILFTAPDLYPEEEYTCDTSAFGPASNSTVSLDHCYVMVSYGDSGYAMLQCRKFLYTTGFHSLTMEFDLVCLCDFFVAWSQYWHLFGLLIGGVAATKLMRVLSPRQIYGTGIWCLLVCSLLMGMVKDFSLHCGLRCLAAVSCCFMITSGHSIFSDITAGKYRLGAHLLYDCFWALGLILLPGLAHGAPSWQHIYVGVTLSLLVIVFLLPWTPDSPRWQLQHNKDTQLGVERTVGILLEAARTNGSIHKVTKELPRQLGQLREKMQEQMPAGHWVQLWLGQRWSSFQLVAVHMALATFMVVNTGLLLQVRSFGRQHLVSNTLAMGLAEMLGCLLALHLTFSQSERKWQWAGGFAIAVGCIGSICWLLAEEDMPEVYGLTLGLLMASLPQAAVACAQSMILACLGELVPPEQRGCLSFSVVTWARVWQLSASFLTLLRQVSPALSLSAFCLLVILGGLCTCCLVTLHRKEGEPRGSAVHNKQQLIAYT, from the exons ATGAAGGATGAGAATAAATTCCAGGGCTGGAGGCCTAACAGCACCCTGGACTTGGACTTGCACCTCACGCACATCTTCACCTGCTCAGATACGAAGGCCAACGATGTGCCTCCTAAAACCACTGATCATCATCAGGATGATGTCATTACGCACATCCTGGGCGACTTTGGTCCCTGGCAACTGCGCTCCCTGCTCATCCTGTTCCTCTGCAAGATCCCCGCCGCCTGGTTCATGGCCTGCATCCTGTTCACAGCGCCGGATCTCTATCCCGAGGAGGAGTACACCTGCGACACGAGTGCCTTTGGACCGGCGAGCAACTCAACCGTCTCCCTGGACCACTGCTATGTGATGGTCAGCTACGGCGATTCCGGCTACGCCATGCTTCAGTGCCGGAAGTTTCTCTATACCACGGGCTTCCACTCCCTGACCATGGAGTTCGACCTGGTGTGTCTGTGCGACTTCTTCGTGGCCTGGTCCCAGTACTGGCATCTCTTCGGGCTGCTCATCGGCGGAGTGGCGGCCACCAAGTTGATGCGCGTCCTGAGTCCCCGACAGATTTACGGAACTGGCATCTGGTGCCTCCTCGTGTGCAGCCTGCTGATGGGCATGGTCAAGGACTTCAGTCTGCACTGCGGACTTCGTTGCTTGGCTGCCGTTTCGTGCTGCTTCATGATCACCTCGGGGCATTCTATAT TTAGCGACATTACGGCGGGAAAATATCGCCTGGGAGCCCATCTGCTCTACGACTGTTTTTGGGCTTTGGGCTTGATCCTGCTCCCTGGCTTGGCTCACGGAGCTCCCAGCTGGCAGCATATTTACGTGGGTGTGACCCTCTCCCTGCTGGTGATTGTCTTCCTGCTGCCCTGGACGCCGGACTCACCGCGCTGGCAGCTGCAGCACAACAAGGACACCCAACTGGGTGTCGAACGGACGGTGGGAATCCTACTGGAAGCGGCCCGCACCAACGGAAGCATTCACAAGGTGACCAAGGAGTTGCCCAGGCAGTTGGGTCAGCTCAGGGAGAAGATGCAGGAGCAGATGCCGGCCGGGCATTGGGTGCAACTGTGGCTGGGCCAGCGATGGAGCAGTTTCCAGTTGGTAGCCGTGCACATGGCCCTGGCCACCTTCATGGTGGTGAACACCGGACTGCTGCTCCAGGTTCGATCCTTCGGCAGGCAGCACCTGGTGTCCAATACCCTGGCCATGGGGCTGGCCGAGATGCTGGGCTGCCTGCTGGCCCTCCACCTGACCTTCAGCCAGAGCGAACGCAAGTGGCAGTGGGCAGGAGGATTTGCCATCGCGGTCGGGTGCATTGGCAGCATCTGCTGGTTGCTGGCCGAGGAGGACATGCCCGAGGTGTATGGACTGACGCTGGGACTGCTGATGGCCTCGCTACCCCAGGCGGCCGTGGCCTGTGCCCAGTCCATGATCCTGGCCTGCCTGGGAGAGCTGGTGCCGCCGGAGCAGCGTGGCTGCCTCTCCTTCTCCGTCGTCACCTGGGCCAGGGTGTGGCAGCTGTCCGCCTCCTTTCTCACGCTGCTCAGGCAGGTGAGCCCCGCCCTCTCGCTGTCCGCCTTCTGCCTCCTGGTCATCCTGGGCGGCCTCTGCACCTGCTGTCTGGTCACTCTGCACCGGAAGGAGGGGGAACCGAGGGGGTCTGCAGtccacaacaaacagcaactcattgcgtatacgtaa